CGTCCTGAAACGATGCTCGGCGATAGTGCTGTTGCCGTTCACCCCGAAGACGAACGATACACGCACCTTATTGGCAAACATTTGATCCTTCCGATCGTCGGCAGAAGAATCCCGATCATTACGGACGATTATGTAGATCCGTCGTTCGGTACAGGTGCGGTAAAAGTAACGCCTGCACACGACCCGAATGACTTTGAAATGGGTCAGCGTCACGATCTCGAACAGATCGTTGTCATGAATCTCGATGGTACGATGGCTGACAATGCAGGCAAATATGCCGGTATGGATCGCTATGAATGTCGTAAACAGATCATTGCCGACCTCAAAGAACTTGGCAATCTCGTGAAGATCGACGACCATGACCATGCAGTCGGTCACTGCTCGCGTTGTGACACGACGGTAGAACCGATGCTCTCGAAACAGTGGTTCGTTAAAATGGAATCGCTCGCAAAACCTGCTATCGAAGTCGTGCAGTCGGGCAGAGTACAGTTTGTACCGGAACGCTTCACAAAAACGTACACCAACTGGCTCGAAAATATCCGCGACTGGTGCATCTCGCGTCAGCTCTGGTGGGGTCATCGTATCCCTGCTTGGTACTGTGACGAATGCGGTGAAACGGTCGTATCGCGCGAAGATCAGACCGTATGTCCGAAATGCGGCGCACACATGACGCAGGATCCCGACGTTCTCGATACGTGGTTCAGCTCGGCACTCTGGCCGTTCTCCACGATGGGCTGGCCGGAAGAAACGCCCGAACTGAAACAATTCTACCCGACGAGCGTTCTTGTAACGGGTTATGATATCATCTTCTTCTGGGTAGCGCGTATG
The window above is part of the Selenomonadales bacterium genome. Proteins encoded here:
- a CDS encoding valine--tRNA ligase, with the translated sequence MEEKQIPTVYDPASVEKKWYGFWEENNLFHAEVEQDKQPFSVVIPPPNVTGQLHMGHALDDTLQDIIVRWRRMQGYNTLWMPGTDHAGIATQIKVEEMLAKDGISRHDLGRDEFLKHVWAWKEEYGGRIVKQIKSLGASCDWERERFTMDEGCSKAVREVFVSLYEQGLIYQGNRITNWCPRCNTALSDIEVEHENQPGHLYHLRYFVEDSEESLIIATTRPETMLGDSAVAVHPEDERYTHLIGKHLILPIVGRRIPIITDDYVDPSFGTGAVKVTPAHDPNDFEMGQRHDLEQIVVMNLDGTMADNAGKYAGMDRYECRKQIIADLKELGNLVKIDDHDHAVGHCSRCDTTVEPMLSKQWFVKMESLAKPAIEVVQSGRVQFVPERFTKTYTNWLENIRDWCISRQLWWGHRIPAWYCDECGETVVSREDQTVCPKCGAHMTQDPDVLDTWFSSALWPFSTMGWPEETPELKQFYPTSVLVTGYDIIFFWVARM